In Girardinichthys multiradiatus isolate DD_20200921_A chromosome 18, DD_fGirMul_XY1, whole genome shotgun sequence, a single window of DNA contains:
- the bcl9l gene encoding B-cell CLL/lymphoma 9-like protein: MLTDNKVANHGKQVSSDGRSQIPGVQQQQGAAALPSSKGGLPGIHGAKSSQVSHGNLGPKASGQSGSGGMLKTKSKRERSISIDSGESRSAAPTPALEPDAKGEGVMRSKRRCVLTKKQPYSGDEWCSGPDTDDEDKPHTGSQRPIQGHSERLPAGHMPESGAAVVGSAQGLKAELLQHSQQRVYVFTTNLANSAAEAVMKGQSDSILLFHQQNVPNSKLDQGYPQGKLPNLPEKVSSSGSPLTGTPKSQSGTPRPASAGVGGPLPPAGTPSSAGHSDSESSQARPAGAPSNYNGAPQRTDGGFKATPAGSDPGSGNATGAMGLPGAAASPSGSSSILSAHLQSDAVQRSGSRSIDCLSKEQLEHRERSLQTLRDIERLFLRTGDPRASNSSSGPNNSSNLNNSTERSGTEDTEIGTNTSGNCGSMLPSAPLGVMKKYEEPLQSMISQTQSLGGPVLDNPHMDSHFNLLPHPHHQMPSPRDTMSPLIGQEGLTREQMAWRKLKEEYYQEKRRQQEIEHPGPPQHFRMIPEVAMHSGPIIMRGPPPPYHSKLGDQQWGSGNMMRREVGGNGKLFDLHQEGPRGPRFLGQIQRGQPGGGGFPGSMEGLGPQRTIRPGVIWLEDMPNNISSGGTFHGCYPGGASQHFQDDSELLTREEMFRIMEKRQMQAVSRYELDRLAKQQQQGNMGSRIIDSFGGPDFPNLGIGRGPPSGRVDPMDFPGSRDIMVSPGACHPMRDLVDSPLGSNIPMSMNPQMNLQQQQQMMLSQRLRGGPGGGGPLGDMFGPGDISASQSGRGGNKGMMPGPDGPFQFPGQGSFSGGQVDGPFLPQPGPEMFGPGQPGPNQLGATSRLSHLPQTEGLRGADLGSRNAPEMSGSVNPLTSPAVPPPHQLKSPSLNQEPSPLLPSPSAPGLKSPLSSAGHHPSFPPTSGAGTPCSSSLKSPQMMGSSNLGLHSPSASPGQLKSPAMTVSSPGWASPKAALPSPGAPTSGKPVGNGGSSSAERGQPHPPRSSSSTPLSQPPTMNATMPFTSSPGAPSSQNPLSLIMSQMSKYAVPSSTPLYHDAIKTIATSDDEMLPDRPLLSGVTIGGNMGNTQMSQILNCQGSIGSQNEPQSPMGLVSQNQQHLSHDASGPELGMPAMSSVIMRGGAPDGMGPSSVSPLSAAFPRMQPTSHGPMHSPIGGMPQNFPQSNDDILPHQQLQMLNKGHHHQRVSHPSDSFPSLPLGDGPDLSEVIRPTHTGIPEFDLSRIIPSDKPSSTLQYFPKSEPHQNRHHGPRSQQHTPQQLLKQLSSSGPQHSGGPSCNPHLASLQSMAEQQLPLHPSHGGLRQSMGVPQGGSRAMMSGGGIAPMCPPGHVMGRTGMMPQQQQQTMMANNLLHHPSGPYPGMMPPQQHPHNLMTQQNIMMMQAKQRSMSIPGEPFGHQGPMVGPPHPQAGMMGQQSLRQRGMSLDSPISYGSGGMANMPF; encoded by the exons ATGCTCACGGACAATAAAGTGGCCAACCATGGCAAGCAGGTCAGCAGCGACGGCCGATCCCAAATCCCAggtgtgcagcagcagcagggagcTGCGGCGCTCCCGAGTTCGAAGGGTGGCCTTCCCGGCATCCATGGAGCCAAATCCAGCCAGGTTTCCCATGGCAACCTGGGCCCGAAGGCCTCTGGCCAGTCGGGGAGCGGAGGGATGCTGAAAACCAAATCCAAGCGGGAGCGAAGCATCTCCATCGACTCCGGCGAATCCAGGAGTGCTGCTCCGACTCCGGCGCTAGAGCCAGATGCCAAAGGGG AGGGTGTTATGCGCAGCAAACGGCGCTGTGTTCTGACCAAAAAACAGCCTTACAGTGGAGATGAATGGTGTTCTGGACCAGACACAGATGACGAAGACAAGCCGCACACTGGCTCCCAGC GTCCTATCCAGGGACACTCGGAACGCCTGCCTGCAGGACACATGCCTGAATCCGGGGCTGCGGTTGTGGGATCGGCACAAGGCCTGAAAGCTGAGCTGCTGCAGCATTCACAGCAGCGGGTCTATGTTTTCACAACCAACCTAGCCAACAG TGCTGCTGAGGCAGTGATGAAAGGACAGAGTGATTCCATCCTCCTGTTTCACCAGCAAAATGTTCCAAACTCCAAGTTGGACCAG GGCTACCCACAAGGAAAGCTTCCTAACCTCCCTGAGAAGGTCAGTTCCAGCGGCTCTCCACTAACTGGAACCCCTAAATCCCAAAGCGGAACTCCACGGCCAGCTTCTGCCGGAGTTGGAGGTCCATTACCTCCAGCAGGAACGCCATCATCAGCTGGGCATTCTGACAGTGAATCTAGTCAGGCCAGACCTGCCGGGGCTCCCAGCAATTACAACGGGGCCCCACAAAGGACAGATGGAGGATTCAAAGCCACGCCTGCGGGCTCAGATCCTGGTAGTGGAAATGCGACAGGAGCTATGGGTCTTCCAGGTGCTGCTGCTTCCCCATCTGGAAGTTCCAGCATCCTGTCTGCTCATCTACAGAGTGATGCAGTCCAGAGGAGTGGCAGCAGGAGCATAGATTGTCTATCCAAAGAGCAGCTTGAACACAGAGAGCGTTCTTTGCAGACTctgagagacatagagagactGTTTCTGCGCACTGGAGATCCAAGAGCCTCCAACAGCAGCAGTGGTCCGAATAACTCATCTAATTTAAATAATAGTACTGAGAGGAGTGGTACTGAGGACACTGAGATTGGTACGAACACCTCTGGGAATTGTGGTAGCATGTTGCCTTCAGCTCCTCTGGGAGTGATGAAAAAATATGAAGAGCCCCTCCAGTCTATGATTTCCCAAACACAGTCTCTTGGTGGGCCTGTTCTAGACAACCCCCATATGGACTCCCACTTTAACCTTCTGCCGCACCCGCATCACCAAATGCCGTCACCTAGAGACACCATGAGCCCCTTAATCGGACAAGAGGGACTCACACGTGAGCAAATGGCTTGGAGGAAGCTTAAAGAAGAATACTACCAGGAAAAGAGACGGCAGCAGGAAATTGAGCATCCTGGGCCCCCCCAACACTTTAGAATGATTCCTGAGGTGGCCATGCATAGTGGTCCAATCATAATGAGAGGACCCCCCCCTCCCTATCACAGTAAGCTTGGAGACCAGCAATGGGGTTCTGGCAATATGATGCGAAGGGAAGTTGGTGGAAATGGAAAACTGTTTGACCTGCACCAAGAGGGGCCGCGTGGCCCTCGGTTCCTTGGTCAGATCCAAAGAGGGCAGCCTGGAGGAGGGGGCTTTCCTGGATCAATGGAAGGTCTAGGACCTCAGAGGACCATCCGTCCTGGGGTGATATGGCTTGAAGACATGCCTAACAACATCAGCAGTGGTGGAACCTTTCATGGATGTTACCCTGGTGGAGCTTCTCAACATTTCCAAGATGATTCTGAGCTGTTAACACGTGAGGAGATGTTTAGGATCATGGAAAAACGACAGATGCAGGCTGTTTCTAGGTATGAACTGGACAGGTTAGCTAAACAGCAGCAACAGGGAAACATGGGGTCAAGAATAATAGACAGTTTTGGGGGCCCAGACTTTCCCAACTTAGGAATAGGCCGAGGTCCACCCTCTGGTCGGGTTGATCCCATGGACTTTCCTGGTTCAAGGGACATCATGGTCTCTCCTGGAGCATGTCATCCGATGAGAGACTTGGTTGATTCCCCTTTAGGGAGCAATATCCCAATGAGCATGAACCCACAGATGAATcttcagcaacagcagcagatgatgtTGTCACAGAGGCTCAGAGGTGGCCCTGGAGGTGGAGGGCCTTTAGGTGACATGTTTGGACCTGGAGACATAAGTGCTTCACAAAGTGGAAGAGGTGGAAATAAGGGAATGATGCCTGGGCCTGATGGACCCTTCCAGTTTCCTGGCCAAGGTTCCTTCTCTGGTGGACAGGTAGATGGGCCTTTTCTTCCACAACCCGGCCCTGAGATGTTCGGACCTGGCCAACCTGGACCCAATCAACTTGGAGCTACGTCACGACTTAGCCATTTGCCTCAGACCGAAGGCCTTAGAGGAGCAGATCTTGGTTCCAGAAATGCCCCTGAAATGTCAGGCAGCGTTAACCCTCTTACCTCTCCAGCAGTGCCTCCTCCTCATCAACTTAAGTCCCCATCCCTCAATCAAGAGCCGTCTCCTCTTTTGCCTTCTCCATCTGCTCCAGGACTGAAGTCCCCACTCTCCTCCGCTGGGCATCACCCCAGTTTTCCCCCAACATCTGGAGCAGGAACTCCCTGCTCTTCTTCATTAAAATCTCCTCAAATGATGGGATCTTCCAACCTTGGGTTGCACTCTCCATCCGCTTCTCCAGGACAGCTCAAGTCTCCTGCCATGACTGTGAGTTCTCCCGGGTGGGCATCACCTAAGGCAGCTCTTCCAAGTCCAGGTGCTCCTACCAGTGGGAAACCTGTCGGCAATGGAGGAAGTAGCTCCGCTGAAAGAG GCCAGCCCCATCCCCCAAGAAGTTCCAGTTCAACCCCCCTTAGCCAACCACCTACTATGAATGCCACTATGCCCTTTACCTCCTCCCCTGGTGCACCATCATCTCAGAATCCTTTATCCCTCATCATGTCTCAGATGTCTAAGTATGCTGTTCCCAGTTCCACCCCTCTATACCACGATGCAATCAAAACAATTGCCACTTCTGATGACGAGATGCTGCCAGATCGACCTCTTCTGTCTGGTGTCACCATTGGAG GAAACATGGGGAATACCCAGATGTCACAGATACTTAATTGTCAAGGCTCCATTGGTTCCCAAAATGAGCCTCAAAGCCCAATGGGACTGGTCAGCCAAAATCAGCAGCATCTGTCCCATGATGCCTCAGGGCCTGAACTGGGCATGCCGGCCATGAGTTCTGTCATTATGAGAGGAGGAGCACCGGATGGGATGGGGCCCAGCAGTGTCTCACCGTTATCGGCTGCTTTCCCTCGCATGCAGCCGACATCACATGGGCCCATGCACTCTCCTATCGGAGGAATGCCACAGAACTTTCCTCAGTCTAACGACGATATTCTGCCACATCAGCAATTACAAATGCTTAACAAAGGCCATCATCACCAACGTGTGTCTCACCCGTCTGACTCCTTCCCATCTCTCCCTCTGGGTGACGGTCCGGATTTAAGTGAGGTGATACGACCCACTCACACGGGAATCCCGGAGTTCGATCTGTCTCGCATCATTCCTTCCGACAAGCCTAGCAGCACTCTTCAGTACTTCCCCAAGAGCGAGCCTCATCAGAATCGCCATCATGGCCCCCGTTCCCAGCAACATACTCCACAGCAGCTTCTCAAACAGCTGTCTTCCTCCGGCCCCCAACACAGCGGCGGTCCCTCATGCAACCCACATTTAGCCAGCCTGCAGAGCATGGCCGAACAGCAGCTTCCACTTCACCCCTCACACGGAGGACTCCGACAAAGTATGGGCGTTCCTCAGGGCGGGTCAAGGGCTATGATGTCTGGTGGTGGCATTGCCCCCATGTGTCCCCCTGGACATGTGATGGGAAGGACAGGAATGATGCCACAGCAGCAACAGCAAACCATGATGGCCAATAATCTTCTCCACCATCCCTCTGGTCCATACCCTGGCATGATGCCGCCACAGCAGCACCCACACAACTTAATGACGCAGCAGAACATTATGATGATGCAGGCTAAACAGAGAAGCATGTCGATTCCCGGCGAACCGTTTGGACACCAGGGACCCATGGTGGGCCCTCCCCACCCTCAGGCTGGCATGATGGGCCAGCAGTCACTCAGACAGCGGGGAATGTCTCTGGACAGTCCGATTAGCTACGGCTCTGGCGGTATGGCCAATATGCCTTTCTGA